The following are from one region of the Arachis duranensis cultivar V14167 chromosome 10, aradu.V14167.gnm2.J7QH, whole genome shotgun sequence genome:
- the LOC107471723 gene encoding putative disease resistance protein RGA1, with product MSQVCSFFSKSVNPILFRAKLARKIENIQKEFNNVAEEMSKLNLNRSSVILKQDECGWRETSSSVLQSEIIGREENKSDIVKLLKQTHPNQNVSLIVVVVGMGGLGKTALAQLVYNAAKDQNLFQKYIWVCVSENFEVKTVLKKILESLKKDAGGDSLEALQQKLREALNGQNYMLVLDDVWNEDHLKWSDLRSIISRRCIRDGLR from the exons ATGAGTCAGGTTTGTAGCTTCTTTTCCAAATCTGTGAATCCAATTCTTTTCCGTGCTAAGTTAGCTCGTAAGATTGAGAATATTCAAAAGGAGTTTAATAATGTCGCTGAAGAGATGTCTAAGTTGAACCTGAATCGGAGTTCGGTAATTCTTAAGCAAGATGAGTGTGGCTGGAGGGAAACAAGTTCGTCCGTTTTGCAATCAGAGATAATTGGAAGGGAAGAGAATAAAAGTGACATTGTTAAGTTGCTGAAGCAAACCCATCCGAACCAAAATGtttctttaattgttgttgttgttggtatgGGGGGTTTAGGCAAGACAGCCCTTGCTCAGCTCGTGTACAATGCTGCTAAAGACCAGAACCTCTTTCAGAAATATATATGGGTGTGCGTTTCAGAAAATTTCGAGGTGAAAACTGTTTTGAAGAAGATCCTGGAGTCTTTGAAGAAGGATGCTGGTGGTGACTCATTAGAGGCCCTACAACAGAAGTTGCGAGAAGCATTGAATGGGCAAAATTATATGCTTGTGCTCGATGACGTGTGGAATGAAGATCATTTAAAGTGGAGTGATTTAAGATCA ATTATTTCCAGAAGATGTATCAGAGATGGATTGAGATAA
- the LOC107471725 gene encoding uncharacterized protein LOC107471725: MAALLPSPSHLLSPNSSSRFLRFKVSSCFVQKNLSIKTFSASFKTRPKISCVMNNMSAQQSDDHGKIKLNQLTDKAQKLWDSSPEPVKKFPWNRALDNFIQLILDLVLAVVKYLAVPVFIVTSISELSYCGHERKLALVPIPFLFGVAVAGVLKKTALELSPRLRDAEVPWHLLGIAIFFTLTKLPGPYYPYWGRIIIPHFVNGVLLRTLWFAIMWYRRPQKAL, translated from the exons ATGGCTGCTCTTCTTCCCTCTCCCTCTCACCTTCTGTCTCCTAACTCTTCCTCTCGTTTCCTGAGATTCAAG GTTTCATCATGCTTCGTTCAAAAGAATTTAAGTATTAAGACATTTTCTGCTTCTTTCAAGACACGCCCAAAGATCTCGTGTGTTATGAATAATATGTCTGCACAGCAATCAGATGACCATGGGAAGATAAAATTGAACCAATTAACAGACAAGGCACAAAAGCTTTGGGACAGTTCACCCGAGCCGGTGAAGAAATTCCCGTGGAATAGAGCGTTGGACAACTTCATTCAACTCATTCTTGATCTCGTTTTGGCCGTAGTAAAATACCTAGCTGTACCTGTGTTCATAGTTACCTCCATTAGTGAGTTATCTTACTGTGGACATGAAAGGAAGCTGGCTCTTGTTCCTATTCCATTTCTCTTCGGTGTTGCTGTTGCTGGGGTCCTTAAGAAGACTGCTTTAGAATTATCTCCACGACTAAGG GATGCAGAAGTTCCATGGCATTTACTTGGAATTGCAATTTTCTTCACATTAACCAAATTGCCCGGTCCGTATTACCCTTATTGGGGACGCATAATCATTCCTCATTTTGTAAATGGTGTTCTCTTAAGGACTCTCTGGTTTGCAATTATGTGGTATAGAAGGCCTCAAAAAGCATTATAG